One Sulfitobacter sp. S190 DNA window includes the following coding sequences:
- the pufQ gene encoding cytochrome PufQ, with translation MTDFTNDTAIPRKRASHAPMREYYVYFAVIFIATLPLAVLTWTLTAARQLALPSQGPVKSAWSQAQIITPRIFSA, from the coding sequence ATGACTGACTTTACCAATGACACGGCGATCCCCCGCAAGCGCGCAAGCCACGCGCCGATGCGGGAATATTACGTCTATTTCGCTGTCATCTTCATTGCCACGCTGCCTTTGGCGGTCCTGACCTGGACCCTGACGGCGGCGCGACAACTGGCCTTGCCATCGCAAGGCCCCGTGAAATCTGCGTGGAGCCAGGCGCAGATCATCACACCGCGGATTTTCTCCGCCTGA
- the pufL gene encoding photosynthetic reaction center subunit L: MAQLSFERKYRVRGGTLVGGDLFDFWVGPFYVGFFGVTTFFFAALGTIMIFYGAALGDTWNPWLISIDPPQLDVGLGVAPLAEGGIWQVVTICATFAFISWALREVEICRKLGMGYHVPWAFGMAILAYVTLVIIRPLLMGAWGHGFPYGIFSHLDWVNNVGYAYGNFHYNPAHMVAITFFFTTCLALALHGSLVLSAVNPGKGKTIGTPDHEDTYFRDLIGYSIGPLGIHRLGLLLALNAGLWSAICIVISGTIWFDQWSAWWDWYAELPWWADL; the protein is encoded by the coding sequence ATGGCACAGCTCAGCTTCGAAAGAAAATACCGGGTCCGTGGCGGGACATTGGTAGGCGGAGACCTGTTCGACTTCTGGGTGGGCCCCTTCTACGTTGGCTTTTTCGGCGTCACGACATTTTTCTTCGCCGCACTCGGAACGATCATGATTTTTTACGGTGCCGCGCTTGGCGACACCTGGAACCCCTGGCTGATCTCGATCGATCCGCCGCAGCTCGATGTGGGCCTTGGTGTCGCACCACTGGCCGAGGGCGGGATCTGGCAGGTGGTCACGATCTGCGCGACATTTGCCTTTATCAGCTGGGCGCTGCGCGAGGTTGAGATCTGCCGCAAGCTGGGCATGGGGTACCATGTGCCGTGGGCCTTCGGCATGGCGATCCTCGCCTACGTCACTCTGGTCATCATCCGGCCATTGCTGATGGGCGCATGGGGCCACGGCTTTCCCTACGGTATCTTCAGCCATCTCGATTGGGTGAACAACGTCGGCTATGCCTACGGGAACTTCCACTACAATCCCGCGCATATGGTGGCGATTACCTTCTTCTTCACCACCTGTCTGGCGCTCGCGCTGCACGGTTCGCTGGTGTTGTCGGCGGTCAATCCCGGCAAGGGCAAGACGATCGGCACGCCGGATCACGAGGACACGTATTTCCGTGATTTGATCGGATACTCCATCGGGCCCTTGGGCATTCACCGCCTCGGCCTGCTGCTGGCGCTGAACGCCGGTTTGTGGAGTGCGATCTGTATCGTCATTTCGGGAACCATCTGGTTCGACCAGTGGTCGGCATGGTGGGACTGGTACGCTGAATTGCCCTGGTGGGCGGACCTGTAA
- the pufM gene encoding photosynthetic reaction center subunit M: MVEYQNIFTQVQVQGPPEMGVDPNDKLGRERTKGASFNTLAGLIGNAQLGPIYLGPFGLVSLATGFAWFFIVGMSFWAQVDYSPGLFFRDLFWLALEPPAEEYGLGFAPLNEGGWWIISSFFLLVSVISWWIRTYLRAEELGMGKHVSWAFASAIWLFLVLGLFRPILMGSWSEAVPYGIFPHLDWTNLFSLTYGNLFYNPFHALSIVFLYGSALLFAMHGATILAVSRYGGEREIEQIVDRGTASERAALFWRWTMGFNATMEGIHRWAWWFAVLTTLTGGIGILLTGTVVDNWFVWAQEHGYAPLD; the protein is encoded by the coding sequence ATGGTTGAATATCAAAATATCTTCACCCAGGTTCAGGTCCAAGGACCGCCTGAAATGGGCGTCGACCCGAACGACAAACTCGGCCGGGAACGCACAAAGGGAGCCAGCTTCAACACGTTGGCAGGCTTGATCGGCAACGCACAGCTCGGGCCGATATACCTTGGCCCCTTCGGGCTGGTCTCCCTCGCCACCGGTTTTGCGTGGTTCTTTATCGTCGGGATGTCGTTCTGGGCGCAGGTAGACTACTCGCCGGGCCTGTTCTTCCGCGATCTTTTCTGGCTTGCGCTGGAGCCGCCGGCCGAAGAGTACGGTCTGGGCTTTGCACCCTTGAACGAGGGTGGTTGGTGGATCATCTCAAGCTTTTTCTTGCTGGTGAGTGTCATCAGCTGGTGGATCCGCACCTATCTGCGGGCCGAAGAACTTGGCATGGGCAAGCACGTCAGCTGGGCTTTTGCCTCCGCGATCTGGCTGTTTCTCGTTCTGGGTCTGTTTCGACCCATCCTGATGGGGTCGTGGTCCGAGGCTGTACCCTACGGCATCTTCCCGCACCTTGACTGGACGAACCTGTTTTCGCTGACCTATGGCAACCTGTTCTATAATCCTTTCCACGCCCTCAGCATCGTCTTCCTTTACGGGTCCGCTCTGTTGTTCGCGATGCACGGCGCAACGATCCTTGCCGTCAGCCGCTACGGTGGCGAGCGCGAGATCGAACAGATCGTGGACCGCGGTACCGCATCCGAACGCGCCGCCCTTTTCTGGCGCTGGACCATGGGGTTCAACGCCACGATGGAAGGGATTCACCGCTGGGCCTGGTGGTTTGCGGTGCTGACGACCCTGACAGGGGGCATCGGTATCCTGCTGACCGGCACAGTCGTCGACAACTGGTTTGTCTGGGCACAGGAACACGGCTACGCGCCGCTGGATTAA
- the pufA gene encoding light-harvesting antenna LH1, alpha subunit, with protein sequence MAQFYKIWLIFDPRRVFVAQGVFLFLLAAMIHLVLLSNPETNWFDRAFGGAEASE encoded by the coding sequence ATGGCACAGTTTTACAAAATCTGGCTGATCTTTGACCCCCGTCGCGTTTTCGTGGCGCAGGGCGTGTTCCTCTTTTTGCTGGCAGCGATGATTCACCTCGTCCTGCTGAGCAACCCGGAGACCAACTGGTTTGATCGCGCCTTCGGTGGCGCGGAAGCCAGCGAATAA
- the dxs gene encoding 1-deoxy-D-xylulose-5-phosphate synthase: MPRPTPQLDRISAPSDLKALTDTELAQLAGELRGEVIESVASTGGHLGSSLGVVELTVALHAVFDTPRDKLIWDVGHQCYPHKVLTGRRDRMHTLRQEGGLSGFTKRSESRFDPFGAAHSSTSISAALGFTIARDMGEPTGDAVAVIGDGSISAGMAYEALNNAGAEGRRMFVILNDNEMSIAPPVGAMSKYLSGLYASPLGGLREMAEGFEAALPGPMRDHARRARQMVTGAMGNDATLFEQLGFQYVGPIDGHDLPQLLSVLRAARTRATGPVLIHCCTTKGKGYAPAEEAADCYHGVGKFDPSTGTQAKKRPNAPSYTVVFGEALSDEASRDPKIVAVTAAMPSGTGLDIFGKHYPKRTFDVGIAEQHGVTFAAGMAAGGLKPFCAIYSTFLQRGYDQIVHDVALQNLPVRFAIDRAGLVGADGATHAGAFDIGYLAALPNMTVMAAADEAELVHMVATAAAHDTGPIAFRYPRGEGEGVSLTEHGTPLAIGKGRIIRQGFDVAILSFGAHLGESSKAADLIEAQGMTVTVADARFAKPLDQALIEKLARRHKVLVTVEQGARGGFGAMVLHFLANEGWLDGSLAVRTVTLPDRFIDQAAPDAMYADAGMTATDIAAVALQAAQVTKVDAP, from the coding sequence ATGCCCCGCCCTACGCCACAGCTTGACCGTATTTCCGCGCCCTCCGACCTCAAGGCGCTCACCGATACCGAACTGGCGCAGCTGGCCGGCGAGCTGCGCGGGGAAGTGATCGAAAGCGTGGCGAGCACGGGCGGACACCTAGGATCATCGCTTGGTGTGGTGGAGCTGACGGTTGCCCTGCATGCGGTTTTCGACACGCCACGCGACAAGTTGATCTGGGATGTCGGGCATCAATGCTATCCGCACAAAGTACTGACAGGCCGACGCGACAGAATGCACACGTTGCGTCAGGAAGGTGGCCTATCAGGATTTACCAAGCGCAGCGAAAGCCGGTTTGACCCCTTCGGTGCCGCGCATTCGTCGACGTCGATTTCGGCGGCGCTCGGGTTTACCATCGCGCGCGACATGGGCGAGCCCACCGGCGATGCGGTTGCGGTGATCGGTGACGGATCGATCAGCGCGGGCATGGCGTACGAAGCGCTCAACAATGCGGGCGCGGAAGGACGCCGGATGTTCGTCATTCTCAATGACAACGAAATGTCGATCGCGCCGCCCGTTGGCGCGATGAGCAAATACCTCAGCGGTCTGTATGCCTCACCTCTTGGCGGGCTGCGCGAGATGGCCGAAGGGTTCGAGGCTGCGCTGCCAGGACCGATGCGTGATCACGCGCGGCGCGCACGGCAGATGGTGACCGGTGCGATGGGCAATGACGCAACCTTGTTCGAGCAATTGGGGTTTCAGTATGTTGGCCCCATTGACGGCCATGATCTGCCCCAGCTTTTGTCGGTGCTGCGGGCGGCCCGGACACGCGCCACCGGCCCGGTTCTGATCCATTGCTGCACGACAAAGGGCAAAGGATACGCACCGGCCGAGGAAGCCGCCGACTGTTATCACGGTGTTGGAAAATTTGACCCCTCCACAGGAACTCAGGCCAAGAAAAGGCCGAATGCCCCCAGCTACACCGTGGTGTTCGGCGAGGCGCTGAGCGATGAAGCAAGCCGCGATCCGAAGATCGTTGCGGTCACTGCAGCAATGCCGTCGGGTACCGGGCTCGATATTTTCGGCAAGCATTACCCCAAGCGCACCTTCGATGTCGGCATCGCCGAACAGCACGGTGTGACCTTTGCCGCGGGCATGGCGGCAGGAGGGCTCAAGCCGTTTTGTGCGATCTATTCGACATTCCTGCAGCGCGGATACGACCAGATCGTGCACGATGTTGCGCTCCAGAATTTGCCGGTTCGTTTCGCAATCGACCGTGCCGGGCTGGTGGGGGCGGACGGGGCAACCCATGCAGGCGCGTTCGATATCGGATATCTCGCTGCGCTGCCCAATATGACCGTGATGGCAGCCGCCGATGAGGCAGAGTTGGTCCATATGGTTGCCACCGCCGCTGCTCATGATACGGGCCCGATTGCGTTCAGATACCCCCGCGGAGAGGGAGAGGGTGTGAGCCTTACCGAACACGGGACACCGCTTGCGATCGGTAAGGGCCGGATTATCCGGCAAGGATTTGACGTCGCGATCCTGTCGTTCGGGGCTCATTTGGGTGAAAGCAGCAAGGCTGCCGATCTGATCGAAGCGCAGGGCATGACGGTCACCGTTGCCGACGCGCGGTTTGCCAAACCGCTTGACCAAGCGTTGATCGAAAAACTGGCCCGCCGGCACAAGGTTCTGGTGACAGTCGAACAGGGCGCCCGTGGCGGGTTCGGAGCGATGGTTCTGCATTTTCTCGCGAACGAAGGGTGGCTTGACGGGTCTTTGGCCGTCCGAACCGTTACCCTGCCCGACCGTTTCATTGATCAGGCAGCCCCCGATGCGATGTACGCCGATGCAGGCATGACCGCGACCGATATCGCGGCAGTCGCGCTTCAGGCGGCGCAAG
- the pufX gene encoding RC-LH1 core complex protein PufX, whose protein sequence is MSDNHDYLKTADNQTFRLRADVLALMLKGAGYAAIFCLVVGFFIAITIWVGGFLPPESKEAPDPTPFSSVVTHQSSRLG, encoded by the coding sequence ATGAGTGACAATCACGACTATCTCAAAACCGCCGACAACCAGACGTTCCGTCTGCGGGCCGATGTTCTGGCGCTGATGCTTAAGGGCGCAGGTTATGCCGCGATCTTTTGCCTGGTGGTGGGGTTCTTCATAGCCATCACGATCTGGGTCGGTGGGTTTCTGCCGCCCGAATCCAAGGAAGCACCTGATCCGACACCGTTTTCGTCGGTCGTGACGCACCAGTCGTCACGACTGGGTTAA
- the pufB gene encoding light-harvesting antenna LH1, beta subunit, which translates to MADNNDLSFTGLTDEQAQELHSVYMSGFMIFTIVACVAHLLTYFKLPWFAW; encoded by the coding sequence ATGGCTGATAACAATGACCTGTCCTTCACAGGTTTGACAGACGAGCAAGCGCAGGAACTGCACTCGGTCTATATGAGCGGCTTCATGATCTTCACGATCGTGGCATGCGTCGCCCATTTGCTGACGTATTTCAAACTGCCTTGGTTCGCCTGGTAA